From Halotia branconii CENA392, the proteins below share one genomic window:
- a CDS encoding Rpn family recombination-promoting nuclease/putative transposase: MIDHDRLFKELISTFFVEFLDLFLPQVVSQIDRNSIHFLSQDVFTDVTFGEKKEIDLLAQVRYQQQETYFLIHVENQSYTESAFAKRMFKYFARLHEKYDLPIYPVVIFSFDEPKRAEPQNYCVKFPDLKVLEFQFTAIQLNRLSWRDFITQHNPVAAALMAKMNISVPERPQVKAECLRLLTTLKLDPARMQLISGFVGVYLELNAVEEEVFKATADRMGLTDKEVYMEILTSWEREGIQKERRATITKILKLRFGDIDASLEGIIPALLKLSPDEYMDSLLQANREELLSRFHG, encoded by the coding sequence ATGATTGATCATGACAGGCTTTTCAAAGAATTAATATCTACATTTTTTGTTGAGTTTCTCGATTTATTCCTGCCTCAAGTAGTCAGCCAAATAGACCGCAATTCTATTCATTTTTTATCCCAAGATGTATTTACTGATGTTACATTTGGGGAAAAGAAAGAAATTGATTTGTTAGCACAGGTGCGTTATCAGCAGCAGGAAACTTATTTTTTAATTCACGTTGAAAATCAGTCTTACACTGAGTCAGCATTTGCCAAGCGGATGTTTAAATATTTTGCACGCTTGCATGAAAAATACGATTTACCAATTTATCCTGTGGTAATTTTCTCTTTTGATGAACCAAAACGTGCTGAACCTCAAAATTATTGTGTCAAGTTTCCTGATTTAAAAGTTTTGGAATTTCAGTTTACAGCAATTCAATTAAATCGCCTAAGCTGGCGGGATTTTATAACGCAACATAATCCAGTGGCAGCGGCGTTGATGGCAAAGATGAATATTTCTGTGCCAGAACGTCCGCAGGTGAAGGCAGAATGTTTACGATTGTTAACAACATTGAAGTTAGATCCAGCGCGAATGCAATTAATTTCGGGGTTTGTGGGTGTGTATTTGGAACTGAATGCTGTGGAGGAAGAAGTGTTTAAAGCCACAGCCGATAGAATGGGATTAACCGACAAGGAGGTATATATGGAAATTCTCACCAGTTGGGAAAGAGAAGGTATCCAGAAAGAACGAAGGGCAACTATTACTAAGATTTTAAAACTGCGCTTTGGGGATATTGATGCTTCTTTGGAAGGCATTATTCCCGCTTTATTGAAATTATCCCCCGATGAATATATGGACTCACTCTTACAAGCTAATCGTGAAGAGTTACTATCGCGTTTTCATGGGTGA
- a CDS encoding DUF3370 domain-containing protein, with the protein MLPLLLNLLLAQSTPATPPPEEVVQPQQVRPLPGQLNNIPTFNSNSPELVLKEGILLSTFPPAGKKVPTAHLNFPFRGRFDVFAHHIARAEPPEDLRSLYLGIILHNPGSKPVKVNILQGASYLSQPDAPFIDLPSLSRNTLGTVYSGPGDRVMSDVLRGRRQNIFPAQIEISPGQSQMLLNLPIPVQGLTPPLNGRSTLVRLQSNDTVYAASMAMFAKTNADGSERAPSLAEWQNLLDNGDLSGPRDKTPTPLAETGKPIIYGRVAGVASGTQWKALLTDTPKTKYLTIPQPGQVFSYALDTLHGGTLGTDQIQSANMLVRYLDTAYRAHGNYGIQYSLKLPLYNNTQSLQTVAVSMQTPIKEDQLVKPGLRFFSTPVRQTFFRGTVRVRYQNDQGKPQTQFMHLVQKRGQPGEPLVLLNMKSGDRRLVEVDFLYPPDATPPQVLTVATQSSTK; encoded by the coding sequence ATGTTGCCATTGTTACTAAATTTACTGCTTGCCCAGTCAACTCCTGCTACACCACCACCTGAAGAAGTGGTGCAACCACAACAAGTTCGCCCTTTACCTGGCCAGTTAAATAACATCCCGACTTTTAATAGCAATAGTCCAGAATTAGTCTTGAAAGAGGGAATTTTACTTTCTACTTTTCCACCAGCCGGGAAAAAAGTACCTACAGCGCATTTGAATTTTCCTTTTCGGGGTCGATTTGATGTTTTTGCCCACCACATTGCCAGGGCGGAACCACCAGAAGATTTACGATCGCTATATTTAGGAATAATTCTGCATAATCCTGGTTCTAAACCAGTGAAGGTGAATATTTTGCAGGGGGCGAGTTATTTAAGTCAACCAGATGCACCTTTTATCGATTTGCCATCTTTAAGTCGAAATACTCTAGGTACAGTTTACTCTGGCCCAGGCGATCGCGTCATGTCTGATGTTCTTAGAGGACGGCGACAAAATATTTTTCCTGCCCAAATTGAGATTTCACCAGGGCAAAGTCAGATGTTACTCAATTTGCCAATTCCTGTGCAAGGTCTAACACCACCTTTAAATGGTCGGTCTACGTTGGTGCGATTGCAAAGTAATGACACTGTCTATGCGGCTAGTATGGCAATGTTTGCCAAGACGAATGCTGATGGTAGTGAACGTGCGCCTTCTTTAGCAGAATGGCAAAATTTACTGGACAATGGTGATTTATCGGGGCCACGCGATAAAACTCCCACACCTTTAGCAGAAACTGGTAAACCCATAATTTATGGACGTGTAGCGGGAGTTGCCAGTGGTACTCAATGGAAGGCTTTATTAACAGATACTCCTAAGACTAAATATTTGACTATTCCCCAACCTGGTCAAGTGTTTTCCTATGCTCTTGATACATTACATGGTGGGACTTTAGGAACTGATCAAATTCAGAGTGCAAACATGCTAGTACGCTATCTTGATACTGCATATCGCGCTCATGGCAACTATGGTATTCAATACAGTCTGAAGTTGCCGTTGTACAACAATACTCAAAGTTTGCAAACTGTGGCTGTATCTATGCAAACGCCAATCAAAGAAGATCAGTTGGTGAAACCAGGACTGCGCTTTTTCAGTACACCAGTTCGTCAAACCTTTTTTAGGGGAACTGTGCGGGTACGTTATCAAAATGATCAAGGTAAGCCACAAACCCAGTTTATGCATTTAGTACAAAAGCGAGGACAACCAGGGGAACCGTTGGTTTTACTCAATATGAAATCAGGCGATCGTAGATTAGTTGAAGTAGACTTTCTTTATCCACCAGATGCTACACCACCGCAAGTATTAACAGTGGCAACTCAATCTTCAACTAAGTAA
- a CDS encoding TetR/AcrR family transcriptional regulator, whose product MKQPRDYSLRVTLNQSELYLLKAESERQGVPMTAVVRQLIRVKAISPEVNLPTTELPELSVLPNFSYTSKPEQILQGAMQEFLQHGYADTSMDRVAATAGVSKQTLYSYFKDKEGLFTALIERIVSERFQFLFNSQILQGEPEVVLRQVAITLLTQILNDQKYLAFIRLVFAESGRFPHLAQTFIRNGFGLGIQILTQYLASHPELKISDPEATARIFAGSVMSYIMTMEMLHGKYTMPMSSDRLIDSLINLIIPQPS is encoded by the coding sequence ATGAAACAACCAAGAGACTATAGTCTAAGAGTTACACTCAACCAAAGTGAGCTTTACCTGTTGAAGGCTGAGTCAGAACGTCAGGGAGTACCAATGACGGCCGTAGTTCGCCAACTGATTCGCGTTAAAGCTATCAGTCCGGAAGTCAATCTTCCCACCACTGAGTTACCAGAATTATCTGTATTACCAAATTTTTCGTACACTAGTAAGCCTGAGCAAATCTTACAAGGAGCCATGCAAGAGTTTCTCCAGCACGGCTACGCAGACACTAGTATGGATCGGGTAGCAGCAACAGCTGGAGTATCAAAACAGACCCTCTACAGTTACTTTAAAGACAAAGAAGGACTGTTCACAGCTTTAATAGAGCGAATAGTTAGTGAACGGTTTCAATTTTTATTTAACTCCCAAATTCTGCAAGGGGAGCCTGAAGTAGTATTACGTCAAGTAGCAATAACGTTGCTGACTCAAATTTTGAACGATCAGAAATATCTTGCTTTTATCCGATTAGTATTTGCAGAATCGGGACGTTTTCCCCACCTAGCGCAGACATTTATTCGCAATGGTTTTGGATTAGGTATCCAGATTCTCACCCAATACCTAGCTTCCCATCCAGAACTGAAGATTTCTGACCCAGAAGCCACAGCACGGATTTTTGCGGGGTCGGTGATGTCGTATATTATGACTATGGAGATGCTTCACGGCAAATATACAATGCCAATGTCAAGCGATCGCCTGATTGATAGTTTAATTAACCTGATCATTCCACAGCCTAGTTGA
- a CDS encoding ABC transporter permease codes for MVSDALSFDTSTGYFDYAQYKSVQRCAVIEFRLRSTAAKSRFNYRVVEVLSVVSGQLITAQCPMPNAQCTNITTMKSIKRLFNSRFWSLVIKEFHQILRSKETLVLLIIPPTIQMLLYGFALNPDVHYLKLGVVDYANTYESRELVSTLTGNQVFTVDQYLFNTEDLGEEVRRGKITAGLVIPPDFQSNLSTDQSAEVQVLVDAVDANTAGIAQGYLNQIIGQFSQGLSSNQAPPLINTQTIFLYNPGLASSWFFVPGVLGLVLTLISSLVSSVTVVREKDTGTLEQLLMTPAEAWEILLAKIVPLFVLLMGDVILALSLGRLVFKVPFRGSLVLFLGLSGLYLFVGIGIGIMLATVCRTQQQVVLTSFFINLPLIQLSGAISPIESMPIVFKYLSLLNPLRHYIAIVRGILLKGVGLEVLWLNAIALLLFAIVLLSISINNFRRQLS; via the coding sequence GTGGTCAGCGATGCACTGAGTTTCGACACTTCGACAGGCTACTTCGACTACGCTCAGTACAAGTCAGTGCAGCGCTGCGCGGTAATCGAGTTTCGACTACGCTCAACTGCCGCGAAGTCGAGATTCAACTACCGCGTAGTCGAAGTGTTGTCAGTTGTCAGTGGTCAGTTAATTACTGCCCAATGCCCCATGCCCAATGCCCAATGCACAAACATTACTACTATGAAATCGATTAAGCGTTTATTCAATAGCCGATTTTGGAGTTTAGTTATTAAAGAATTTCACCAAATATTGAGGAGTAAAGAAACACTCGTATTATTAATAATTCCTCCCACAATCCAAATGCTACTTTATGGCTTTGCCCTCAATCCTGATGTGCATTATTTGAAATTGGGAGTTGTCGATTATGCCAATACTTATGAAAGTCGAGAATTAGTTTCTACCTTGACTGGAAATCAAGTCTTTACGGTAGATCAATATCTGTTCAATACTGAAGATTTAGGTGAAGAAGTACGACGAGGAAAAATTACAGCCGGGTTAGTTATTCCACCGGATTTCCAAAGTAATTTATCAACAGATCAATCTGCTGAAGTTCAGGTTTTAGTTGATGCCGTAGATGCTAACACTGCGGGGATTGCTCAAGGTTATTTAAATCAGATTATCGGTCAATTTAGTCAGGGTTTATCATCTAATCAAGCACCGCCTTTAATCAATACTCAAACAATTTTTCTTTATAATCCTGGATTAGCAAGTAGTTGGTTTTTTGTCCCAGGGGTTTTAGGATTAGTTTTGACACTTATTAGTTCTTTGGTTTCTTCAGTGACAGTTGTCCGAGAAAAAGACACAGGAACCCTAGAACAACTTTTAATGACTCCCGCAGAAGCTTGGGAAATTTTATTAGCGAAAATTGTGCCGCTGTTTGTTCTTTTGATGGGCGATGTTATCTTAGCTTTGAGTTTAGGGAGATTAGTTTTTAAAGTACCTTTTCGAGGAAGTTTAGTTTTATTTTTAGGACTATCTGGACTTTATTTATTTGTAGGAATTGGCATTGGGATTATGTTAGCCACAGTTTGCCGGACTCAGCAACAAGTTGTACTGACATCCTTTTTTATTAATTTACCTTTGATTCAACTTTCTGGTGCTATTTCTCCTATTGAAAGTATGCCCATAGTATTTAAGTACCTCTCGCTACTAAATCCGTTGCGTCATTATATAGCGATCGTGCGCGGAATACTGCTCAAAGGTGTAGGCTTGGAGGTACTTTGGTTAAATGCGATCGCACTTCTGCTTTTTGCTATAGTGCTTTTATCCATCAGTATCAACAATTTTCGTCGTCAACTTAGTTAA
- a CDS encoding peptidase C15, translating to MTKRILLTSFDIWLQDQQSNSSNDLLLEVAQLNSIPYDLTFLHQLPVNVQLASSQVVQKIDQFQPDYIVCCGMAASRKKLSIEVSASCKESVLQTTVDVEKLIWGAMEIEISYDCGKFVCEGLYYSVLDYLQQKQLTTHCIFVHIPVLTSENLPVIMADFVLIINRLALS from the coding sequence ATGACGAAAAGAATACTATTAACTTCTTTTGACATTTGGCTTCAAGATCAACAGTCAAATTCTTCTAATGATTTATTATTAGAAGTCGCTCAACTTAATTCTATCCCCTATGACTTAACTTTTTTACACCAGTTGCCTGTAAATGTGCAGCTTGCTAGTTCGCAAGTGGTGCAAAAAATTGATCAATTTCAACCAGATTATATTGTCTGTTGTGGCATGGCTGCCAGCCGGAAAAAATTAAGTATAGAAGTCAGTGCTAGCTGTAAAGAAAGTGTTTTGCAAACAACTGTTGATGTGGAAAAATTAATCTGGGGAGCGATGGAAATTGAGATTAGCTATGACTGCGGTAAATTTGTCTGTGAGGGTCTTTATTATTCGGTGTTGGATTATCTGCAACAAAAACAACTCACAACACATTGCATTTTTGTTCACATTCCAGTTTTAACTTCAGAAAATTTGCCAGTAATTATGGCTGATTTTGTATTAATTATTAACAGGCTGGCACTTTCATAA
- a CDS encoding ATP-binding cassette domain-containing protein → MPHNIMTIITPSTKSHVDTEVIQVSSLSKRYGKLVAVKGIDFAVEPGEIFGLIGPDGAGKTTTFHILGGVMEASSGDIQILGKLPRDARLSIGYLTQQFSLYLDLSIDENLRYSAGLREVPDKVFEQRRRKYLRLMSLEKFGDRLAGRLSGGMKQKLALCCALISQPEILLLDEPTTGVDPVSRREFWDVLAAVAAEGVTVVVATPYLDEAERCDRIALMYEGEIQQIGTLAQLRESLGLQRLEVRTNQIAAAEQALHEATHNKQTSIVDVQTFGDRLDVLVKDPAIASTAVQNIFTQQQLQIEDIQTSEATLENVFVSRLRAAGNDPEFIPFPRVQQETKKTNREIAIGANQLRKVFGDFQAVKGVDLEIRYGDIYGLLGANGAGKTTTIKMLCGLLEPTSGKISLAGQTQNLRSRAVRQRIGYMSQKFTLYDDLTIVQNLQFYCGVYGVPTRSRRTKIDWVLATCGLVGRENMLTGQLPGGWKQRVAFGASVMHEPEILFLDEPTSGVDPLARRQFWRLINEFARSGTAVLVTTHYLEEAEQCNRMGFMVAGEVVAQGSPTEIKAAQPGQLMEIITDKTQAASNLLKTHLAPWRVSIFGDRLHLVLDHPDADISRIRSILQTEDININSLRPIPFSLEDAFIGIVQRTEEE, encoded by the coding sequence ATGCCCCATAACATTATGACTATTATCACGCCATCTACTAAAAGCCACGTTGATACAGAAGTTATCCAGGTCAGCAGCTTATCTAAACGTTACGGTAAATTAGTTGCTGTTAAAGGAATCGATTTTGCCGTCGAACCAGGAGAAATCTTTGGATTGATTGGCCCTGATGGCGCGGGAAAAACCACGACATTTCACATTTTGGGTGGTGTCATGGAAGCATCATCTGGTGATATCCAGATTTTAGGAAAACTACCACGGGATGCTCGTTTATCTATTGGTTATCTGACACAACAATTTTCGCTTTATCTCGACTTGAGCATTGATGAAAATCTGCGTTACAGCGCCGGATTGCGAGAAGTTCCTGATAAAGTTTTTGAACAGCGTCGCCGTAAATATCTGCGATTAATGAGTTTAGAGAAATTTGGCGATCGCTTGGCTGGTAGATTATCTGGTGGGATGAAACAGAAGTTAGCTTTGTGCTGTGCGTTGATTTCCCAACCCGAAATTTTGTTATTAGATGAACCGACGACAGGAGTTGACCCTGTATCGCGGCGGGAATTTTGGGATGTTCTGGCTGCTGTGGCTGCGGAGGGAGTGACGGTAGTCGTAGCGACACCTTATTTGGATGAAGCCGAAAGATGCGATCGCATTGCTTTAATGTATGAAGGTGAAATTCAACAAATTGGCACTCTTGCCCAATTGCGTGAGAGTTTGGGTTTACAACGTTTAGAAGTCCGGACTAATCAAATTGCAGCGGCAGAACAAGCACTGCACGAAGCAACTCACAACAAACAAACATCGATTGTAGATGTGCAAACCTTTGGCGATAGATTAGACGTATTAGTTAAAGATCCTGCGATCGCCTCAACCGCAGTACAAAATATTTTCACTCAGCAGCAACTACAAATCGAGGATATTCAAACTTCCGAAGCCACCTTAGAAAACGTTTTTGTGAGCCGTTTACGTGCAGCGGGGAATGATCCAGAATTTATTCCTTTTCCGCGTGTGCAGCAGGAAACTAAAAAAACTAACAGAGAAATTGCTATTGGTGCAAATCAACTGAGAAAGGTTTTTGGCGACTTCCAGGCAGTTAAGGGTGTAGATTTAGAAATTCGCTATGGTGACATTTACGGATTACTAGGAGCTAACGGCGCAGGAAAGACAACTACTATTAAAATGCTCTGTGGTTTATTAGAACCAACATCAGGGAAAATTTCTTTAGCTGGACAAACTCAGAATTTGCGTAGTCGAGCCGTGCGCCAACGTATTGGCTATATGAGCCAAAAATTCACCCTCTACGATGATTTGACTATTGTTCAGAATCTACAATTCTATTGTGGAGTTTATGGTGTGCCAACTCGATCACGTCGTACCAAAATTGATTGGGTACTTGCAACCTGTGGCTTAGTGGGTAGAGAAAATATGCTTACAGGTCAACTACCGGGAGGATGGAAGCAACGGGTAGCTTTTGGTGCTTCGGTGATGCACGAACCAGAAATTTTATTTTTAGATGAACCAACATCAGGAGTAGACCCCTTAGCGCGTCGGCAGTTTTGGCGATTGATTAATGAATTTGCGAGATCAGGGACAGCAGTACTGGTTACAACCCATTATTTAGAAGAAGCAGAACAATGTAATCGGATGGGGTTCATGGTGGCGGGTGAAGTAGTAGCGCAAGGTTCGCCCACAGAAATTAAAGCTGCTCAACCTGGTCAATTAATGGAGATCATCACCGATAAAACTCAAGCTGCTTCTAATTTACTTAAAACACATTTAGCACCGTGGCGAGTATCAATTTTTGGCGATCGCTTACACTTAGTTCTCGATCATCCAGATGCAGATATTTCTCGTATCCGTTCCATTTTACAAACAGAAGACATCAATATTAACTCTCTGCGACCCATTCCTTTTTCCCTTGAAGATGCCTTTATTGGTATCGTCCAACGCACTGAGGAAGAATAA
- a CDS encoding ABC transporter permease has translation MKRILSQCQKELAQFRRDRLTLALAFLLPLMSLIIFGFVIRLESKNIPLFVQDFDNSPLSRAYTERLFATNQFEPINNFSFPILNSNKNLQSQISNPQDVIDKGLAKAAVVIPPDFSSRIKSDLPSTVQILVDGTDVNNARIIKNSIQATTRFFLRNSGLQSSTDEIIARIRLWFNPGRKESLYIVPGVFAVILWIFPSLITAIAMVREKEKGTILQVYASSLSAEELLLGKALAYLLIGIIQALLIMVISLIIWQLTLVIEPTPLIIGTLIFLTDSIMFGLFIGVRVANQNSAVQAVSLLGFLTALLLSGFIYPISNIPFPLSLFSAIVPARYYINITRDAYVRGTGWPGVWLSIIMLSLLGFLLFNAARKVLKRMQLSD, from the coding sequence ATGAAAAGAATCTTGTCGCAATGCCAAAAAGAATTAGCACAATTTCGGCGCGATCGCCTGACTTTAGCATTGGCATTTCTTTTGCCATTGATGTCCTTAATTATCTTCGGTTTTGTAATTCGGCTGGAATCTAAAAATATTCCTTTATTTGTCCAAGATTTTGATAACAGCCCTCTGAGTCGTGCTTACACTGAGCGATTATTTGCTACTAATCAGTTTGAACCAATTAATAATTTTAGTTTCCCTATTCTCAATTCAAATAAGAATTTACAATCCCAAATTTCCAATCCTCAAGATGTCATTGATAAAGGATTGGCAAAAGCCGCTGTAGTAATTCCACCTGATTTTAGTAGTCGAATTAAATCAGATTTACCTAGTACAGTGCAGATTTTAGTTGATGGCACAGATGTTAATAATGCCCGGATTATCAAAAATAGCATTCAGGCAACAACAAGATTTTTTTTGAGAAATTCTGGTTTACAATCCTCCACCGATGAGATAATTGCCCGTATCAGGCTTTGGTTTAACCCTGGGAGAAAAGAGTCTTTATATATTGTACCGGGTGTTTTTGCAGTGATTTTGTGGATTTTCCCTTCATTAATTACTGCGATCGCTATGGTACGTGAAAAAGAAAAAGGGACAATTTTACAAGTTTATGCTTCTAGTCTCAGCGCTGAAGAATTGCTATTAGGAAAAGCTTTAGCTTATCTCTTAATTGGCATTATCCAAGCCTTATTAATTATGGTGATAAGTTTAATAATTTGGCAATTGACTTTAGTAATAGAGCCAACACCATTAATAATTGGTACACTCATATTTTTGACAGATAGTATTATGTTTGGTTTATTCATTGGTGTTAGGGTCGCCAATCAAAACTCTGCGGTTCAGGCTGTGTCATTATTAGGTTTTTTGACAGCTTTATTGTTATCTGGATTCATTTACCCCATCAGCAATATTCCCTTTCCCCTTTCGCTATTTTCTGCTATTGTTCCAGCCCGTTATTACATTAATATTACTCGTGATGCTTACGTGCGTGGTACTGGTTGGCCAGGCGTTTGGTTATCAATTATCATGCTTAGTCTTCTGGGATTTTTGCTATTTAATGCAGCACGTAAGGTATTAAAACGAATGCAATTATCGGATTAG
- a CDS encoding HlyD family secretion protein, producing the protein MAQSLSPPQEPVDTTGSAKKKRKLSPRLLILLGLLLVGVGVGVWYFLSSHSKNNILRVSGRIEGYETDLGAKVAGRIESVAVREGDEVNKGQVVVQLDDAEIQAQLQGANANLDATKKAEEQARLQINLLQSQVLENQLYVEQARGNAQGQIFQAESSIASAQAQLNQAIAQVEQAQSELKLAKINRDRFSKLVAEGAVTTQQFDQAQTTFETALATLKSRQAAVNSYRKLVNSAQGQLTQAQSTGLNPSIRKAQLAGLRTQLAQTRLKLAAAQADVANAKASQKEIKAKIADLNVISPITGVVISRSVEPGAVVTTGKTLLTVINPNTVYLRAFIPQGNIGNLRIGQQAQVFLDSAPQKALIAHIAAVDTQASFTPENIYFQQDRVKQVFGVKITIDNPSGLAKPGMPADAEVRIAEEQGGREQGAGEAGEAGEAGEAGENN; encoded by the coding sequence ATGGCTCAGTCACTTTCGCCGCCCCAAGAACCCGTAGATACTACTGGATCAGCGAAAAAAAAGCGTAAACTGTCTCCACGTTTACTGATTTTGTTGGGTTTGTTACTCGTAGGAGTGGGCGTAGGAGTGTGGTATTTTTTATCATCACATTCAAAAAATAACATTCTCCGGGTAAGCGGTCGCATTGAAGGTTACGAAACCGATTTAGGAGCCAAAGTCGCAGGTCGAATTGAATCTGTAGCCGTGCGAGAAGGAGATGAAGTTAACAAAGGTCAAGTAGTTGTTCAATTAGACGATGCAGAAATTCAAGCGCAACTTCAAGGAGCAAATGCGAATTTAGATGCTACTAAAAAGGCAGAAGAACAAGCACGGTTGCAAATTAATCTTTTGCAAAGTCAAGTTTTAGAGAACCAGCTTTATGTAGAACAAGCGCGGGGAAATGCTCAAGGTCAGATTTTTCAAGCCGAATCATCAATAGCTTCTGCTCAGGCGCAACTCAATCAAGCGATCGCCCAAGTAGAACAAGCTCAATCTGAGTTGAAACTTGCTAAAATAAATCGCGATCGCTTCTCTAAATTAGTAGCAGAAGGAGCCGTCACCACACAGCAATTTGACCAAGCTCAAACCACCTTTGAAACTGCTCTTGCTACCCTCAAATCGCGTCAAGCCGCAGTCAATTCTTACCGCAAATTAGTTAATTCTGCCCAAGGACAACTAACACAAGCTCAAAGCACAGGGTTAAATCCCTCCATCCGCAAAGCCCAATTAGCGGGGTTACGCACACAATTAGCACAAACACGACTGAAACTAGCAGCAGCTCAAGCTGATGTTGCCAATGCCAAAGCTTCCCAAAAAGAAATTAAAGCTAAAATTGCCGACTTAAATGTCATCAGTCCAATTACAGGCGTAGTCATCAGCCGCAGTGTAGAACCAGGAGCCGTAGTTACCACAGGTAAAACCTTACTGACAGTAATTAATCCCAACACAGTTTATCTACGAGCTTTCATTCCTCAAGGCAACATTGGTAACTTGCGAATCGGTCAACAAGCTCAAGTATTTTTAGATTCAGCACCCCAAAAAGCCCTAATTGCCCACATTGCCGCTGTTGACACCCAAGCATCTTTCACCCCTGAAAATATTTATTTCCAACAAGACAGAGTAAAACAAGTTTTTGGCGTAAAAATCACCATCGACAACCCCAGTGGATTAGCCAAGCCAGGAATGCCAGCAGATGCCGAGGTTAGGATAGCAGAGGAGCAGGGGGGCAGGGAGCAGGGGGCAGGGGAGGCAGGGGAAGCAGGGGAGGCAGGGGAGGCAGGGGAGAATAACTAA